In one window of Romboutsia hominis DNA:
- the truA gene encoding tRNA pseudouridine(38-40) synthase TruA, with the protein MRNLKLTIQYNGQNYCGWQKQPDSLGIQGTIEKAIYDITREEVKITGSGRTDAGVHALGQVANFKTSSNIPASKMPNALNAKLPKDISIIDCIEVDEDFHSRYSSKKKRYRYLIHNSPYRNPIYKDISYHVKYDLDFEKMCKEAKSLIGEYDFKGFMSSGSSVKDTIRTIYDITLTKEDGLIVMEVEGNGFLYNMVRIIAGTLVDIGRGRITKNLEEVIKSKNRGECGHTAPAHGLFLKKVDY; encoded by the coding sequence ATGAGAAATTTAAAACTTACGATACAGTATAATGGTCAAAACTATTGTGGATGGCAAAAGCAACCTGATTCTTTAGGTATACAAGGTACAATAGAAAAAGCCATTTATGACATAACTAGGGAAGAAGTTAAAATAACCGGATCCGGCAGAACTGATGCAGGAGTTCATGCTTTGGGTCAGGTAGCCAATTTTAAAACAAGCTCTAATATACCTGCAAGTAAAATGCCAAATGCATTAAATGCTAAGTTACCAAAAGATATATCTATAATAGACTGTATAGAGGTAGATGAAGATTTTCACTCAAGATATAGTTCAAAGAAAAAGAGATATAGATATTTAATACACAATAGTCCATATAGAAATCCTATATATAAGGACATATCATATCATGTAAAATATGATCTCGATTTCGAAAAAATGTGTAAAGAAGCTAAGAGTCTAATTGGTGAATATGATTTTAAAGGGTTCATGAGTTCTGGATCTTCAGTTAAAGACACTATAAGAACGATATACGATATAACACTAACTAAAGAAGATGGATTAATTGTTATGGAAGTAGAAGGTAATGGATTTTTATATAACATGGTAAGAATAATAGCAGGAACGTTAGTTGATATAGGTAGAGGTCGTATAACTAAAAACCTTGAAGAAGTAATAAAATCAAAAAATAGAGGAGAATGTGGACATACCGCTCCAGCACATGGATTATTTCTCAAAAAAGTTGATTATTAG
- a CDS encoding energy-coupling factor transporter ATPase, with product MNNIVKVNNISYEYITEDSTFKAIDRLTLDVKEGEFVAIIGHNGSGKSTLSKNLNAILVPTEGDILIDGMNTKEEDKLWDIRQTAGMVFQNPDNQIVATIVEEDVAFGPENLGIDPIEIKHRVEESLKSVGMYELRDRQPHLLSGGQKQRVAIAGIIAMKPKCIIFDEATAMLDPSGRKEVMKTIKKLNKEENITVLHITHFMEEAVEADRVIVMEKGKKILEGTPREVFSQIDTLKGIGLDVPYMTELSSMLYKEGIDIKKDILTVDEMVMELCR from the coding sequence ATGAACAATATAGTAAAAGTGAATAATATATCTTATGAGTATATTACAGAAGATAGCACTTTTAAAGCAATAGACAGATTAACACTAGATGTAAAAGAAGGTGAATTTGTTGCTATAATTGGTCACAATGGTTCTGGAAAGTCTACATTATCTAAGAACTTAAATGCTATACTGGTTCCCACTGAAGGAGATATACTTATAGATGGAATGAATACAAAAGAAGAAGATAAATTATGGGATATAAGGCAAACAGCAGGTATGGTATTTCAAAATCCAGATAACCAAATTGTTGCTACAATAGTAGAGGAAGATGTTGCTTTTGGCCCAGAAAACCTAGGGATAGATCCTATAGAAATAAAACATAGGGTTGAAGAATCGTTAAAGAGTGTCGGTATGTATGAGTTAAGAGATAGACAACCACACCTATTATCAGGAGGACAAAAACAAAGAGTAGCTATAGCAGGAATAATAGCTATGAAGCCAAAATGTATAATATTTGATGAAGCAACGGCTATGTTAGACCCATCTGGAAGAAAAGAAGTAATGAAAACTATAAAAAAGTTAAACAAAGAAGAAAATATTACCGTATTACATATAACTCACTTTATGGAAGAGGCAGTAGAAGCTGATAGAGTTATAGTTATGGAAAAAGGTAAAAAAATATTAGAAGGAACTCCAAGAGAAGTATTTAGTCAAATAGATACATTAAAAGGTATAGGATTAGATGTTCCTTATATGACGGAATTATCTAGTATGTTATATAAAGAAGGTATAGATATAAAAAAAGATATATTAACTGTAGATGAGATGGTGATGGAATTATGTCGATAG
- a CDS encoding energy-coupling factor transporter ATPase, protein MSIEIKGLTHIYNEGMPFASKALDNVSFEIKDRDFVGLIGHTGSGKSTLIQHLNGILKPHSGEININGFNITDPSLNLTEVRKRVGVVFQYPEYQLFEETIEKDIAFGPNNLGLDPEEVDRRVKASMEAVGLDYELFKDKSPFELSGGQKRRVAIAGVIAMKPEVLILDEPAAGLDPGGRDEIFNLIKTLHKENNMTIILSSHSMDDMARLAKTLIVMNKGKVEFIGTPKEVFKSNSSRLKEIGLDIPQVLELAIKLRENGFDIKEDIITIQEAKEEILRVMRGKKKC, encoded by the coding sequence ATGTCGATAGAGATAAAAGGTTTAACTCATATATATAACGAAGGAATGCCTTTTGCTAGTAAGGCGTTAGACAATGTTAGTTTTGAAATTAAAGATAGAGATTTTGTAGGGTTAATAGGACATACTGGTTCTGGTAAATCAACATTAATACAGCATTTAAATGGGATATTAAAGCCTCATTCTGGAGAGATAAATATAAATGGATTTAACATAACAGATCCAAGCTTAAACCTAACAGAAGTTAGAAAAAGGGTAGGAGTAGTGTTTCAATACCCTGAATATCAATTATTTGAAGAAACAATAGAGAAAGATATAGCTTTTGGACCTAATAATTTAGGCTTAGACCCTGAAGAAGTTGATCGTAGGGTAAAAGCATCAATGGAAGCTGTTGGGCTTGATTATGAATTATTTAAAGATAAATCTCCATTTGAATTATCAGGAGGTCAAAAAAGAAGAGTAGCAATAGCTGGAGTTATAGCTATGAAACCAGAAGTACTTATTTTAGATGAACCTGCAGCTGGATTAGATCCAGGTGGAAGGGATGAAATATTTAATTTAATAAAAACACTGCATAAAGAAAATAATATGACAATAATATTATCTTCTCATAGTATGGATGATATGGCTAGATTAGCAAAGACTTTGATAGTTATGAATAAAGGGAAAGTAGAATTTATAGGGACTCCTAAAGAAGTGTTTAAATCTAACTCTTCAAGACTTAAGGAAATAGGTCTTGATATACCTCAAGTATTAGAGTTAGCAATAAAGCTAAGAGAAAATGGATTTGACATAAAAGAAGATATCATAACTATACAAGAAGCTAAGGAAGAAATATTAAGAGTTATGAGAGGTAAAAAGAAATGTTAA
- a CDS encoding energy-coupling factor transporter transmembrane component T family protein yields the protein MLKDITIGQYYPVNSVIHKLDARVKLIATFIFMISLFIINKFWPYAIVLLALVAIIKSSKLPGKYILKGLKPLRWIIIFTFVINVFFLPGDVIWSFGFLRITSQGLEQAIFMAIRLIFLVVGTSLLTLTTTPMDLTDGIERLLNPLNKVGFPVHELAMMMTIALRFIPTLLDETDKIMKAQMSRGADFESKNLINRAKNLVPLLVPLFVSAFRRAEELAAAMEARCYRGGYNRTKMKQAIMTKADYVANGIQIVYLVIIIATRFM from the coding sequence ATGTTAAAAGATATAACTATAGGGCAGTATTATCCTGTAAATTCGGTAATTCACAAGCTAGATGCTAGAGTTAAGCTTATAGCCACTTTCATTTTTATGATATCTCTATTTATAATAAATAAATTCTGGCCATATGCTATTGTTTTGTTAGCTCTAGTAGCTATTATAAAATCATCAAAATTGCCAGGTAAATATATATTAAAAGGATTAAAACCATTAAGATGGATTATAATATTTACATTTGTAATCAATGTATTTTTCTTACCAGGAGATGTCATTTGGTCATTTGGTTTCTTAAGAATTACAAGTCAAGGTTTAGAACAAGCTATATTTATGGCTATAAGGCTTATATTCTTAGTTGTAGGGACTTCTTTACTTACCCTAACAACTACACCTATGGACCTAACAGACGGCATAGAGAGGCTTTTAAATCCATTAAACAAGGTTGGATTTCCTGTACATGAATTAGCTATGATGATGACAATAGCTTTAAGATTTATACCTACTCTATTAGATGAAACTGATAAAATAATGAAAGCTCAAATGTCAAGAGGGGCAGATTTTGAAAGTAAAAATCTTATAAATAGAGCTAAAAACTTAGTGCCATTACTAGTACCTTTATTTGTAAGTGCATTTAGAAGAGCTGAAGAACTTGCTGCTGCAATGGAAGCTAGATGTTATAGAGGTGGATACAATAGGACAAAAATGAAACAAGCTATAATGACAAAAGCAGATTATGTAGCTAATGGTATACAGATTGTATATTTGGTTATAATTATAGCTACTAGATTTATGTAA
- the cwlD gene encoding N-acetylmuramoyl-L-alanine amidase CwlD yields MRKYIKHIIFCVISIILVVVFSFEIQSVSQESMEYMPVTKKTIILDAGHGGIDPGALNEDKSITEKDVNLSITLKLRELLESSGGLVILTREEDVSLYEEAKGKTIRQKYNENLKNRKKVINESDADMFVSIHMNALSGKGASKYYGAQTFYPGGKDDSKKLSKYIQEELKRVVDKTNNREIKPKDDLYLLKENAIPSVLIECGFLSNEKEANLLADEKYQEKIAWSIYVGIQKYFSDNENKN; encoded by the coding sequence GTGAGAAAGTACATAAAACATATAATATTTTGTGTTATATCTATAATACTAGTAGTGGTATTTTCGTTTGAAATTCAAAGTGTATCGCAAGAGTCTATGGAGTATATGCCAGTAACCAAAAAAACCATAATACTAGATGCTGGTCATGGTGGGATAGATCCAGGAGCCTTGAATGAAGATAAAAGTATAACTGAAAAAGATGTGAATTTATCTATTACACTTAAATTAAGAGAATTATTAGAATCTAGTGGGGGTCTTGTTATATTAACTAGAGAAGAAGATGTTAGCTTGTATGAAGAAGCTAAAGGCAAGACAATTAGACAAAAATATAATGAAAATTTAAAGAATCGAAAAAAGGTAATAAACGAATCTGATGCAGATATGTTTGTATCTATACATATGAATGCATTAAGTGGAAAAGGTGCTTCTAAATATTATGGGGCCCAGACATTTTATCCAGGTGGAAAAGATGACTCTAAAAAGCTATCTAAATATATACAAGAAGAATTAAAGAGAGTAGTTGATAAAACTAATAACAGAGAAATTAAACCTAAAGATGACTTATATTTATTAAAAGAAAATGCAATACCATCAGTTTTAATAGAATGTGGATTTTTATCTAATGAAAAAGAAGCTAACTTATTAGCTGATGAAAAATATCAAGAAAAAATAGCTTGGTCAATATACGTAGGTATCCAAAAATACTTTAGTGATAATGAGAATAAAAATTGA
- the rpsI gene encoding 30S ribosomal protein S9: MANVQYYGTGRRKHSVARVRLVAGEGNIVINGRPVGEYFNYETLIRDVKQPLVLTNNENKYDVIVKVEGGGFTGQAGAIRHGISRALLKADEELRGALKKEGFLTRDARMKERKKYGLKAARRAPQFSKR; the protein is encoded by the coding sequence ATGGCTAACGTTCAATACTACGGAACAGGAAGAAGAAAGCACTCTGTTGCTAGAGTTAGATTAGTTGCAGGTGAAGGAAACATAGTAATAAATGGAAGACCAGTTGGAGAATACTTCAACTATGAAACATTAATAAGAGATGTTAAGCAACCATTAGTGTTAACTAACAACGAAAACAAATACGATGTTATAGTAAAGGTTGAAGGTGGAGGATTCACTGGACAAGCTGGAGCTATAAGACATGGTATATCTAGAGCTTTATTAAAAGCTGATGAAGAGTTAAGAGGAGCTTTAAAGAAAGAAGGATTCTTAACTAGAGATGCTAGAATGAAGGAAAGAAAGAAATACGGATTAAAGGCAGCAAGAAGAGCTCCACAATTCTCAAAGAGATAA
- the rplM gene encoding 50S ribosomal protein L13: MKSYIAKPADVQRKWYIVDAEGKTLGRLATEIATVLRGKHKVTFTPHVDGGDFVVVVNAEKVVLTGKKLDQKMYRYHTGYVGGLKEITYREMMAKKPEEVVSHAVSGMLCKNKLRSRMMTRLRVFAGPNHDHAAQNPEVLNFK; encoded by the coding sequence ATGAAAAGTTATATAGCTAAGCCAGCTGATGTACAAAGAAAATGGTACATCGTTGATGCTGAAGGAAAAACATTAGGTCGTTTAGCAACTGAAATAGCGACAGTATTAAGAGGAAAGCACAAGGTTACTTTCACTCCACACGTTGACGGAGGAGACTTCGTTGTTGTTGTAAACGCAGAGAAGGTAGTTTTAACAGGAAAGAAATTAGATCAAAAAATGTACAGATACCACACAGGATACGTAGGTGGGTTAAAGGAAATAACTTACAGAGAAATGATGGCTAAGAAGCCTGAAGAAGTTGTATCACATGCAGTAAGTGGTATGTTATGTAAGAACAAATTAAGAAGCAGAATGATGACTAGATTAAGAGTATTCGCAGGACCAAACCATGATCATGCAGCTCAAAATCCAGAAGTTTTAAACTTTAAATAA